The proteins below come from a single Asterias rubens chromosome 9, eAstRub1.3, whole genome shotgun sequence genomic window:
- the LOC117294775 gene encoding 39S ribosomal protein L35, mitochondrial-like, protein MAAPIRSVLVQAQKIGTRICCSRSYLQTRPSSLYFQSFQTTTTPKLFVKPELKAQRYNLSNQAIVTASSLQIRSYSLLAGSCNVGTHNTGLLQRLAAGTTLAPQRQPTRTVIRYSRNKGKKKSVRAVLDRFYRFDNGLWLRTIAGRNKKRWKKTPSRKIRNKWHVFCSKTQSKKLDLMVSGYWKRRRYFPDDPMEPFKERNFKGLSFYPGQKTLERMDDP, encoded by the exons GAACAAGAATATGCTGCAGTAGGAGCTATTTACAAACCAGACCATCGTCCCTCTACTTTCAATCATTTCAAACAACCACCACACctaagctctttgtgaaaccagAATTAAAGGCACAGAGGTACAACTTATCAAATCAGGCCATAGTTACAGCATCGTCACTGCAGATTAGGTCATACTCGCTTCTGGCTGGTAGTTGTAATGTGGGAACTCACAACACAGGACTCCTGCAAAG ATTAGCGGCAGGAACGACACTAGCCCCACAGCGTCAGCCTACTAGAACTGTTATCAGATACAGCAGGAACAAGGGCAAGAAGAAGTCAGTCAGGGCCGTCTTAGATAGATTCTACCGCTTTGATAA tggCCTGTGGTTGCGGACGATCGCCGGACGCAACAAGAAACGCTGGAAGAAAACACCGAGTCGTAAGATTCGCAACAAGTGGCACGTCTTCTGCAGCAAGACACAGAGTAAGAAGCTGGACTTGATGGTGTCCGGATATTGGAAGCGAAGACGTTACTTCCCGGACGATCCCATGGAGCCGTTTAAGGAGCGGAACTTTAAGGGGCTGAGTTTTTACCCAGGGCAAAAAACTCTGGAGAGGATGGATGACCCTTGA